A single genomic interval of Zobellia nedashkovskayae harbors:
- a CDS encoding DUF547 domain-containing protein — protein MTVLSIFSLAGLFSFFGGKEMPQHQFSGTSQSEVLDHTAWNSLLEKYVDNTGNVDYKGFNNDQAALTSYLEYLGNTSPSDIWSKEEALAYYINLYNAATVQLILNNYPTKSIKDIKDPWGQEWVKIGSETFSLGDIEHKILRKMNEPRIHFAINCASFSCPKLLNEAYTSEKIEEQLQQASEDFVNDPTRNIISEEKLQLSNIFKWYKKDFTDNGSLIDYITAYSQKDINPKADIKYVTYDWSLNEKK, from the coding sequence ATGACAGTTTTATCTATTTTTTCCTTAGCGGGACTTTTTTCTTTCTTTGGAGGAAAAGAAATGCCGCAACACCAATTCTCAGGCACTTCTCAAAGTGAGGTTTTAGACCACACCGCATGGAACTCCCTTTTAGAAAAATATGTAGACAATACAGGTAATGTTGACTATAAAGGCTTCAACAACGACCAGGCAGCACTTACCTCTTACTTAGAGTATTTAGGAAACACAAGTCCGTCTGATATATGGTCAAAAGAAGAAGCTCTAGCCTATTATATTAATCTCTATAATGCTGCAACGGTACAGTTAATTTTAAATAACTACCCTACTAAAAGCATTAAAGACATTAAAGACCCTTGGGGTCAAGAATGGGTAAAAATTGGCAGCGAAACCTTTTCCTTAGGAGATATAGAGCACAAAATTCTTCGTAAAATGAACGAACCTCGCATTCATTTTGCCATAAACTGTGCTTCTTTCTCCTGTCCGAAGCTATTGAACGAAGCCTATACTTCCGAAAAAATTGAGGAACAATTGCAACAAGCCTCCGAGGACTTTGTAAACGACCCTACCCGAAATATTATTTCCGAAGAAAAATTACAGCTTTCCAACATTTTCAAATGGTATAAAAAAGATTTTACCGACAACGGTAGCCTTATCGATTACATCACAGCCTATAGCCAAAAGGACATAAATCCGAAGGCCGACATTAAATATGTTACATACGACTGGAGTTTGAATGAAAAAAAATAG
- a CDS encoding purine-nucleoside phosphorylase produces the protein MIRKQLNESVAYLQSKGFDNPEIGIVLGTGLGKLADQIEDAIEAHYNHIPFFPLATVEFHSGMLIYGTLEGKKTVVMQGRFHLYEGYDFVDITYPIRVMHQLGIKKLFISNAAGAINLDYKEGDLMLIDDHINLQGGSPLAFKGVAQFGERFTDMSEPYDATMCKALINIASKENITLHKGVYASVVGPQLETRAEYRMLKIIGADAVGMSTVPEVIVANHLKLPIIAVSVITDECNPDNLKPAEIQQILKTAEAAEPKMVKLFRELIKTL, from the coding sequence ATGATACGAAAGCAATTAAACGAATCCGTAGCCTACTTACAAAGCAAAGGGTTTGATAATCCTGAAATTGGTATTGTACTTGGGACTGGCCTAGGAAAACTGGCCGATCAAATAGAGGACGCAATTGAAGCACATTATAACCATATTCCATTCTTTCCGTTAGCAACCGTAGAATTTCACTCCGGAATGCTTATTTATGGCACTTTAGAAGGTAAAAAAACCGTGGTCATGCAAGGACGTTTCCATCTTTATGAAGGATATGATTTTGTGGATATTACCTACCCTATTCGTGTTATGCACCAATTAGGCATTAAAAAATTGTTTATTTCAAACGCTGCTGGGGCCATTAACTTAGATTATAAGGAAGGTGATTTAATGCTCATTGACGACCACATTAACCTTCAAGGGGGATCTCCTTTGGCATTTAAGGGTGTAGCACAATTTGGAGAGCGTTTTACGGATATGTCAGAACCATACGATGCAACCATGTGCAAAGCCTTGATAAACATTGCCAGTAAGGAAAATATAACCTTGCATAAAGGGGTATACGCATCTGTAGTGGGTCCGCAATTGGAAACGAGGGCAGAATACCGCATGCTCAAAATAATTGGCGCAGATGCCGTTGGAATGAGCACAGTGCCGGAAGTTATTGTAGCAAACCACTTGAAGCTGCCCATCATAGCTGTTTCGGTTATCACAGATGAATGTAATCCAGACAACCTAAAACCTGCTGAGATACAACAGATTCTCAAAACCGCAGAAGCAGCAGAACCAAAAATGGTAAAACTATTTAGGGAATTAATAAAGACGCTATAG
- a CDS encoding TIGR04282 family arsenosugar biosynthesis glycosyltransferase: MSIISPQEKQKDAATVNYTNVASKNLLLIFTRNPQLGKCKTRLAATVGNEVALDIYKFLLDHTVNITENLNAAKQVWYSEEIWEDDIWSSSIFDKKLQHGPDLGVRMAKAFLDGFASGFERIIVIGSDMYDLNQKDLQNAFSELKKNNFVIGPAEDGGYYLLGMNSFKPELFSNKDWGNDTVLTNTLEDLKNEKHHILEERNDVDIFEDIKDIKAFEPYLKHIKA; encoded by the coding sequence TTGAGTATCATATCTCCGCAAGAAAAACAAAAAGATGCCGCAACGGTAAATTATACCAATGTAGCATCAAAGAATCTTTTACTGATCTTTACACGGAATCCGCAATTGGGCAAATGTAAAACCCGATTAGCAGCTACCGTTGGTAACGAAGTAGCTTTGGATATCTATAAATTTTTGCTTGACCATACCGTAAACATCACAGAAAACCTAAATGCAGCTAAACAAGTTTGGTATTCAGAGGAAATTTGGGAAGATGACATTTGGAGCTCAAGCATATTTGACAAAAAACTTCAGCACGGACCAGACTTAGGTGTTCGTATGGCAAAGGCTTTTCTAGACGGATTTGCTTCAGGATTTGAACGGATTATCGTGATAGGAAGTGATATGTACGACCTAAACCAAAAAGACCTGCAAAACGCTTTTTCAGAATTAAAGAAAAACAATTTTGTTATTGGACCTGCGGAAGACGGAGGGTATTACCTTTTAGGTATGAATAGTTTTAAACCAGAGCTCTTTTCTAATAAAGACTGGGGTAATGATACTGTTCTAACCAACACATTAGAAGATTTAAAAAACGAAAAACATCATATTTTAGAAGAGCGAAACGATGTGGATATCTTTGAAGATATTAAAGACATCAAAGCTTTTGAGCCTTATTTAAAACACATTAAAGCATGA
- a CDS encoding rhodanese-like domain-containing protein — protein MKTILSTLIFFLIASISFSQSKIDKTLKKLNKESVDYIHVQTLEKVSNPILLDAREKEEYDVSHLENAIWVGYDTFQLDSVIQKVQNKNSEIVVYCSIGVRSENIGEELEEAGYTNVKNLYGGIFEWKNEGYPVYDSIGNTTEQVHAFNKHWGKLLTSGEKVYDK, from the coding sequence ATGAAAACCATATTAAGTACCCTCATATTTTTCCTAATAGCCTCTATTTCTTTTTCTCAAAGTAAGATAGACAAGACCCTCAAAAAACTCAACAAAGAATCCGTTGACTATATTCATGTTCAAACACTTGAAAAAGTCTCTAATCCGATTTTATTGGATGCCCGGGAGAAGGAGGAATACGATGTAAGCCATTTAGAAAATGCCATTTGGGTGGGTTATGACACCTTTCAACTGGACTCTGTTATACAAAAAGTCCAAAATAAAAACAGTGAAATAGTCGTTTACTGTTCTATAGGAGTACGTTCTGAAAATATTGGCGAAGAATTAGAAGAAGCAGGCTACACCAATGTCAAAAATCTATATGGAGGTATTTTTGAATGGAAAAACGAAGGATATCCGGTATATGATTCTATAGGAAATACAACGGAACAGGTACATGCCTTTAATAAGCATTGGGGAAAACTACTCACCAGCGGAGAGAAAGTTTATGACAAATAA
- a CDS encoding ADP-ribosylglycohydrolase family protein, producing the protein MKRLIGFFLILLSIGCKETTTPIDIPTPNKTKYTSDTLHLSQEVYYDKVLGALVGSAIGDAMGASTEMWSRKDIQLKYGYITTLTPAVRQQSPEGTWGHNLIAGATTDDTRWKYAMVKYLSQNKGNLNASNFANFITEYYGSLTKAISDSGSVPDTDFLDTQIEKIDWIKEWARVSMAYQKDTETYLKAMNRFYGGEMSCAGQLYTPMLGLVSNTPEKAYELAYEHTLFDLGYAKDISALVSAMTHMALRTTNMDSIMNTVTFVDPLGYQDSRLVGRISYDMADASVKKILALKQLALTDTLTTQDSILFKIPKGFEGNQQDWTRQEMAYQFLEEHEKTIPFHSGEIWQILITALQYGEGDFEQTMQFIVNYGRDNDTVAAVAGMILGAKDGYSNLPVVLRTQALKVNKENMGIDLEALAHEMVAKNHIELQHP; encoded by the coding sequence ATGAAACGGTTAATAGGGTTCTTTCTAATTCTCTTATCCATTGGCTGTAAAGAGACTACAACACCAATAGATATACCTACACCAAATAAAACCAAGTACACTTCAGACACCTTACATCTTTCACAAGAAGTCTATTATGACAAGGTTTTGGGTGCATTGGTTGGTTCTGCCATTGGTGATGCTATGGGCGCTTCTACAGAAATGTGGTCCCGAAAAGACATTCAACTTAAATACGGATATATTACAACATTGACCCCTGCCGTTCGCCAACAATCTCCCGAAGGCACATGGGGTCATAACTTAATTGCCGGCGCTACCACTGACGATACCCGTTGGAAATATGCCATGGTCAAGTACCTATCTCAAAACAAGGGAAACCTCAATGCCTCTAACTTTGCCAATTTTATTACGGAGTACTATGGGTCGCTCACCAAGGCTATAAGTGATAGCGGTTCCGTACCCGACACAGATTTTTTAGATACTCAAATTGAGAAAATAGACTGGATTAAAGAATGGGCCCGTGTAAGTATGGCCTATCAAAAAGATACTGAGACCTACTTAAAAGCCATGAACCGCTTTTATGGAGGTGAAATGTCCTGTGCAGGGCAGTTGTACACACCTATGCTAGGATTGGTTAGCAACACCCCTGAAAAGGCGTATGAACTTGCTTACGAACACACTTTGTTCGACTTGGGATATGCTAAAGATATTTCGGCTTTGGTTTCAGCCATGACGCATATGGCGCTCCGCACCACAAATATGGATTCTATCATGAACACTGTAACTTTTGTAGATCCACTGGGTTACCAAGATAGCAGGTTAGTAGGACGCATTTCATATGACATGGCAGATGCCTCCGTTAAAAAAATACTCGCTTTAAAGCAACTCGCCTTAACTGATACCTTAACGACCCAAGACAGTATTCTTTTTAAAATTCCTAAAGGATTTGAAGGTAATCAACAGGACTGGACACGTCAAGAAATGGCTTATCAATTTTTAGAAGAGCATGAAAAAACTATTCCCTTTCACTCTGGGGAAATCTGGCAAATTCTGATTACCGCACTTCAGTATGGCGAAGGTGATTTTGAACAAACCATGCAATTTATAGTAAACTACGGTCGTGACAATGATACCGTTGCTGCGGTAGCAGGTATGATATTAGGTGCTAAAGACGGCTATTCCAATCTCCCGGTGGTGCTACGCACCCAAGCTTTAAAAGTAAACAAAGAAAATATGGGTATTGACCTAGAAGCCCTGGCTCATGAAATGGTTGCAAAAAACCATATAGAATTGCAACACCCTTAG
- a CDS encoding phosphotransferase: MTAIDTNTPLEELQNYLQSKEWLHTAEKLTAVEKPGDGNMNVVLRVITDQRSFILKQSRPYVQKYQQIKAPLDRITVEKKFYQAVRDNAVHAHVPKIIGFDASENLLLLEDLGNCEDMTYIYDKQSISNGQLDRLIFILGLIHRKKAPSNFPENMEMRQLNHQHVFELPFLEDNGFQLDDIQPGLQELSLQFKGDKKIKKVVKKVGKKYLSPGNTLLHGDYYPGSWMTEADNLYIIDPEFGFVGFPEFDLGVMAAHIIIATGKKGYMKRIHNAYQGDADLKLMSQVAGIEIMRRLIGLAQLPLERSLKEKSKLLKKARKLVLTS; this comes from the coding sequence TTGACCGCAATAGACACCAACACCCCACTAGAGGAACTTCAGAATTATCTACAATCCAAAGAATGGCTACATACGGCAGAAAAACTAACTGCTGTAGAAAAACCGGGTGACGGAAACATGAACGTGGTACTCCGCGTTATAACAGACCAACGTTCTTTTATCTTAAAACAATCCCGCCCATATGTACAGAAGTACCAGCAGATCAAAGCTCCTTTGGACAGGATTACTGTAGAAAAAAAATTCTACCAAGCCGTTAGGGATAATGCTGTTCATGCTCATGTTCCAAAAATTATTGGTTTTGATGCTTCTGAAAATCTGTTGTTGCTAGAAGATTTAGGGAACTGTGAAGACATGACCTATATCTATGACAAACAGTCTATATCAAATGGCCAATTAGACCGTCTTATTTTCATCTTAGGTCTTATTCATCGGAAAAAAGCTCCTAGCAACTTTCCCGAGAATATGGAAATGCGCCAACTTAACCACCAACATGTTTTTGAGCTTCCTTTTTTAGAAGACAACGGATTTCAATTAGACGATATACAACCTGGACTTCAAGAACTTTCGCTTCAGTTTAAAGGAGACAAAAAGATAAAAAAAGTTGTAAAGAAGGTTGGAAAAAAATACTTATCACCCGGAAATACCTTGCTACATGGCGATTATTACCCTGGTAGCTGGATGACGGAAGCAGACAATCTTTACATTATAGATCCGGAATTCGGTTTTGTAGGCTTTCCTGAATTTGACTTGGGTGTTATGGCCGCGCACATCATTATTGCTACAGGCAAGAAAGGCTATATGAAACGTATACATAATGCTTACCAAGGCGACGCTGATTTAAAATTGATGTCCCAAGTGGCCGGCATTGAGATTATGAGACGACTTATTGGACTAGCTCAATTACCTCTTGAACGTTCCTTAAAAGAAAAAAGTAAGCTTTTAAAAAAAGCGCGTAAACTCGTTTTAACTTCATGA
- a CDS encoding type III pantothenate kinase has product MNLVIDAGNTCVKLAVFEGDNLIFRQNSDVQNVAREIKEICDHYPKIKRGIIASVGNLDRKVMSVLTVFCEVHELTPSSKTPFKNSYATPQSLGVDRIALATAAFYHNPKGNSLIIDAGTCVTYDMVNDYGEYLGGAISPGLHMRYKALHEQTSKLPLLTPKELVDYIGNSTETSIHSGVVNGICQEIDGVIDQYKSRFADLTVILTGGDMLFLSKRLKNTIFADSKFLLVGLNYLLEYNKR; this is encoded by the coding sequence ATGAACTTAGTAATTGATGCTGGTAATACTTGTGTGAAACTAGCGGTGTTTGAGGGAGATAACCTCATATTCCGGCAGAATTCAGACGTGCAAAACGTAGCTCGAGAAATAAAAGAAATTTGTGACCATTATCCCAAAATAAAACGCGGAATCATAGCTTCGGTTGGAAATTTGGACCGAAAAGTGATGTCAGTGTTGACCGTTTTCTGCGAAGTTCACGAATTAACGCCCTCAAGCAAAACCCCTTTTAAGAACTCTTATGCAACGCCACAATCTTTGGGTGTTGATCGTATTGCTTTGGCAACGGCGGCATTTTATCATAACCCTAAAGGAAATAGTTTAATCATTGACGCGGGTACTTGCGTCACTTATGACATGGTAAATGATTACGGAGAGTATTTGGGCGGGGCTATTTCACCTGGTTTGCATATGAGATACAAGGCATTGCATGAACAAACTTCAAAATTACCGTTATTGACGCCAAAAGAATTAGTAGACTATATCGGAAACTCTACAGAAACCAGTATTCATAGTGGTGTAGTAAACGGTATCTGTCAAGAAATAGACGGTGTAATAGATCAATACAAATCTCGTTTTGCAGATTTAACAGTTATTTTAACAGGTGGTGACATGCTATTTTTGTCTAAACGGTTAAAAAATACCATATTTGCGGACTCCAAATTTCTCCTAGTAGGATTAAATTATCTGTTGGAATACAACAAACGCTAA
- a CDS encoding tetratricopeptide repeat protein, translated as MKTKLYFTAIMLLGFMGVSHAQAQNQECMTNLSIYVEHAKVKNYEAAYTPWKMVYDNCPDINRANFIYGEKILEDKIEKSSGADKDGYIKDMLALYDNSAKYFPKKYSPAVVGIDKALFLYDNKMASDEELYEMLGSAFENDPKNFKNPKALYLYFSSLVDLHKGGKKELQEVFDVYDNVNDKIEEENKKLTGVITQLLPKDSTGTITSKEKRSLKIATTNSESYGKIAGSVDSKLGALADCSNLIPLYEKSYEEKKGDVTWVKRAVGRMFNKECTDDPLFQKLFEAQLALDPSASAYVYGGTLKMKNGDTKGALADFDKAMSLETDSYKKSDIAYKVAVINKRKGSKSTARKYAQMAISANKANGKAYLLIANLYATSANDCGSTPFEKRAIYWKAADMARQAGRVDPAVKGSANQSAASYAAKAPSKTDIFNSGMAGKTVTFSCWVGGSIKVPNL; from the coding sequence ATGAAAACAAAACTTTACTTCACGGCGATTATGCTTTTAGGGTTTATGGGAGTAAGTCATGCCCAAGCTCAGAATCAAGAATGTATGACCAACTTATCTATATATGTTGAGCATGCAAAAGTTAAAAATTATGAGGCCGCATATACGCCTTGGAAAATGGTCTATGATAACTGTCCAGATATTAACCGGGCGAATTTTATTTACGGCGAAAAAATATTGGAAGACAAAATTGAAAAGTCTTCCGGTGCTGATAAAGATGGCTACATAAAAGATATGTTGGCTTTGTATGATAACAGCGCAAAGTATTTTCCAAAAAAATATTCTCCAGCAGTAGTTGGTATTGACAAAGCTTTGTTTTTGTACGATAACAAAATGGCTTCTGATGAGGAGTTGTATGAAATGCTAGGTTCTGCTTTTGAGAACGATCCTAAGAACTTTAAGAACCCAAAGGCTTTATACCTTTATTTTTCAAGTTTAGTAGACTTGCACAAAGGTGGTAAAAAAGAATTGCAAGAAGTTTTTGATGTTTACGATAACGTAAATGATAAAATTGAGGAAGAGAATAAAAAACTAACTGGCGTAATTACACAGTTGCTTCCTAAAGATTCTACTGGTACAATCACGTCTAAAGAAAAAAGAAGTTTAAAAATTGCAACTACCAACTCTGAATCTTACGGTAAGATTGCTGGTAGTGTAGATTCTAAGCTTGGTGCTTTAGCAGATTGTAGTAACCTTATTCCTTTGTACGAAAAAAGTTATGAAGAGAAAAAAGGAGATGTTACTTGGGTAAAAAGAGCAGTAGGTAGAATGTTCAACAAAGAATGTACTGATGATCCTTTATTCCAGAAGTTGTTTGAAGCTCAGTTAGCTTTAGATCCATCGGCAAGTGCTTACGTTTATGGTGGTACTTTAAAAATGAAAAACGGAGATACTAAAGGAGCCCTTGCAGATTTTGACAAGGCAATGAGTTTAGAAACCGATTCATATAAGAAATCTGATATTGCTTATAAAGTAGCAGTTATCAATAAAAGAAAAGGTAGTAAGTCTACAGCTAGAAAGTATGCTCAAATGGCCATCAGCGCTAATAAAGCAAACGGTAAAGCGTATTTATTAATAGCAAACCTTTACGCTACAAGTGCTAACGATTGTGGTAGTACTCCTTTTGAAAAGAGAGCTATCTATTGGAAAGCTGCAGATATGGCTCGTCAGGCTGGTCGTGTAGATCCTGCTGTTAAGGGGTCTGCTAATCAATCTGCTGCTAGTTACGCTGCTAAAGCACCTTCTAAAACAGATATCTTCAACTCTGGTATGGCTGGTAAAACAGTAACCTTTAGTTGTTGGGTAGGTGGTAGCATAAAAGTACCGAATTTATAG
- the lptC gene encoding LPS export ABC transporter periplasmic protein LptC: MISSYGYSLKSIAMVFTMAILFFSCQDNYERSGQEKAPLVYPMGIAENFTATYTEAREMLESEDSTSTRVIAVLTSPLNEDYNNLEFPYRTFPKGLLVHYFNETGEKSIIKADYGIIYSATNVIDLQGNVVIESHDGKKLETPQLFWDQDDNWIFTQEKFKFTNPEDGTIMDGEGMDFNKDLSFFNAHKTYGLMTIKEESND; the protein is encoded by the coding sequence ATGATTTCATCTTACGGATATAGTCTTAAAAGTATTGCCATGGTTTTCACCATGGCAATACTTTTTTTTTCTTGTCAGGATAACTACGAAAGGTCTGGCCAGGAAAAAGCACCTTTGGTATATCCAATGGGGATTGCTGAAAATTTTACGGCTACATATACTGAAGCCAGAGAGATGCTTGAAAGCGAAGACTCTACTTCTACCAGGGTAATAGCGGTATTGACAAGTCCGTTAAACGAAGATTATAATAATTTAGAGTTTCCTTACCGTACTTTTCCAAAAGGGCTGTTGGTGCACTATTTTAATGAAACTGGGGAAAAGAGTATCATTAAGGCCGATTATGGAATTATTTATTCTGCCACAAATGTGATAGATTTACAAGGAAATGTCGTTATTGAAAGCCACGATGGAAAGAAACTAGAGACCCCACAATTATTTTGGGATCAAGATGATAACTGGATTTTTACCCAAGAGAAGTTTAAATTTACGAATCCTGAAGATGGGACTATTATGGATGGTGAAGGAATGGATTTCAATAAAGATTTAAGTTTCTTCAATGCCCATAAAACTTATGGTCTAATGACTATTAAAGAAGAATCAAATGACTAG
- a CDS encoding hemolysin family protein, whose product METPILIIVLSLLFSAFFSGMEIAFISANKIHIEIEKKQEGLLAKVLTRLTKKPSKFIATMLIGNNIALVIYGLFMGDLLMEWFQGMVPTNSEFLNIVLGDFSLVTQTVISTLIILFTAEFLPKVLFQIYSNVLLKFLAVPAYLFYLLFSVISDFVIWVSDAILKAFFKTEGDEVQLAFSKIELGDYITEQMEAVEEEDDVDSEIQIFQNALEFAAVKAREVMVPRTEIMAVELEESPKNLAKLFTETGYSKILVYKDTIDNIIGYVHSYELFKKPKTIKSILLPVEFVPETMLIQDILNVLTKKRKSISVVLDEYGGTSGIMTVEDIVEELFGEIEDEHDTTDLIEEQLEDNTYKFSARLEVDYLNEMYKLELPKSEEYETLGGLIVNDTGEIPEQDSEIQVENFLFKIIEVSNTKIDLVSVQIIDKE is encoded by the coding sequence GTGGAAACACCCATTTTAATTATTGTTTTGTCCCTGCTGTTTTCAGCTTTTTTTTCAGGGATGGAGATTGCATTTATCTCCGCCAATAAAATACATATAGAAATAGAGAAGAAACAAGAAGGTCTTTTGGCCAAGGTGTTAACGCGCCTAACCAAAAAACCATCTAAGTTCATTGCTACAATGCTTATTGGCAATAATATTGCTTTGGTAATATATGGCCTTTTCATGGGGGATTTACTCATGGAATGGTTTCAGGGCATGGTCCCTACCAATAGTGAGTTTCTTAATATAGTCTTGGGAGATTTCAGTTTGGTAACACAAACAGTCATATCTACGCTTATCATCCTTTTTACGGCAGAATTTCTTCCTAAAGTTCTTTTTCAGATTTACTCCAATGTTTTGCTTAAGTTTTTAGCTGTACCGGCTTATCTTTTTTACCTTCTGTTCTCAGTAATTTCAGACTTCGTTATTTGGGTGTCCGATGCCATTTTAAAAGCGTTTTTTAAGACCGAAGGAGATGAAGTGCAACTCGCTTTTAGTAAAATAGAATTAGGGGATTATATTACGGAACAAATGGAAGCCGTAGAAGAAGAGGATGATGTGGATTCTGAAATCCAAATTTTTCAGAATGCTTTAGAATTTGCTGCGGTCAAGGCGCGTGAGGTTATGGTTCCACGAACAGAAATCATGGCTGTAGAGCTTGAGGAGAGCCCTAAAAATTTAGCTAAATTATTTACGGAAACTGGGTATTCAAAAATTCTTGTTTATAAAGACACGATAGATAATATTATAGGCTATGTGCATTCGTACGAGCTTTTTAAGAAACCAAAGACCATTAAGAGTATTCTTTTACCTGTAGAATTTGTACCTGAAACGATGTTAATTCAAGATATTCTCAACGTTCTAACCAAAAAGAGGAAGAGCATTTCTGTGGTTTTGGATGAGTATGGTGGTACGTCCGGCATCATGACGGTAGAGGATATTGTAGAAGAACTCTTTGGTGAGATTGAAGATGAGCATGATACTACAGATTTAATAGAAGAACAGTTAGAGGATAATACATATAAATTTTCTGCTCGTTTAGAAGTAGATTATTTAAACGAGATGTATAAGTTAGAGCTTCCTAAAAGTGAAGAGTATGAGACACTTGGCGGATTGATTGTGAATGATACAGGAGAAATCCCTGAGCAAGATTCAGAAATACAAGTGGAAAATTTCCTGTTTAAAATAATTGAAGTCTCAAATACGAAAATCGATTTAGTGTCAGTACAAATCATTGATAAAGAATAG